One Nicotiana tomentosiformis chromosome 4, ASM39032v3, whole genome shotgun sequence genomic window carries:
- the LOC104099316 gene encoding protein gar2-like, with amino-acid sequence MIREGCGSAFWKERFISGLPRSFAEKVRTKIKDKFNGLIPYDNLTYGDLIGFINVTGLDLCTDLKLKSLIKKDRLQSKTELGSFCQDFGFKTIDDPSKRAKQHKKSSEKSKRRHKRKEKKEGASKKRRFKRRSKKEHDDKCWSCGKTGHRANECPVTNKKKKKVNTLEIDENVKEKLFAILEQNENSTSSSSSDESYSDSEDEMINMAYSSDSSSSSKEDNCSCTELKSVKDEIKMVKLRLDKIEMENLTREVLQAANKKETIGEYFTEDDNSKNDEESISSTAVAKITKVRAYSYHIPITLKVKDITISKLALLDSCADRNCIM; translated from the exons ATGATTAGAGAAGGTTGCGGTAGTGCTTTCTGGAAAGAAAGATTTATCAGCGGTTTACCAAGATCATTTGCTGAAAAGGTAAGAACCAAAATCAAAGATAAATTCAACGGTCTAATCCCTTATGACAATCTTACATATGGAGATTTAATCGGTTTTATTAATGTAACAGGCCTTGACTTATGTACAGACCTAAAACTTAAAAGTCTTATTAAAAAAGACAGACTCCAATCCAAAACAGAATTAGGAAGCTTCTGTCAAGACTTCGGATTTAAAACAATTGATGATCCATCTAAAAGAgcaaaacaacataaaaaatctTCTGAAAAATCAAAAAGACGCCATAAGCGTAAAGAAAAGAAGGAAGGAGCTTCTAAGAAGAGAAGATTTAAAAGACGTTCTAAAAAAGAACATGATGACAAATGTTGGTCATGTGGAAAGACAGGGCATAGAGCTAATGAATGCCCAGTCaccaacaagaaaaagaaaaaggttaaTACCTtagaaattgatgaaaatgttAAAGAAAAGCTTTTTGCTATTCTTGAACAAAATGAAAACAGcacatcatcgtcatcatcagatGAAAGCTATTCTGACAGTGAAGATGAAATGATAAACATGGCATATAGCTCAGACAGTAGCAGTAGTTCTAAAGAAGACAATTGTAGCTGCACTG AATTAAAATCTGTAAAAGATGAAATAAAAATGGTTAAGCTTAGACTTGACAAAATAGAAATGGAAAATCTTACTAGAGAAGTATTACAAGCAGCCAATAAGAAAGAAACAATTGGTGAATACTTCACAGAAGATGATAATTCAAAAAATGATGAAGAATCAATCAGCAGTACAGCAGTGGCAAAAATTACTAAAGTAAGAGCCTATAGCTATCATATTCCTATTACCTTAAAGGTAAAAGATATTACGATAAGTAAATTAGCATTATTAGACTCATGTGCAGATAGAAACTGCATAATGTAA